From one Candidatus Chlorobium masyuteum genomic stretch:
- the dapA gene encoding 4-hydroxy-tetrahydrodipicolinate synthase has protein sequence MSTRYLSGSAVALVTPFRHDRSVDTDALRRLVQFHIAAGTDIIIPCGTTGESPTLSGAEQFAIIRTVKEEADRKIIVAAGAGTNSTEHAVELAQHAEKAGAEAILSVAPYYNKPSQEGIYQHYRHIAQAVSVPVIIYNVPGRTGCNVAASTILRLAREFGNITAVKEASENIGQIMELIEERPEHLSVLTGEDSMILPFIAMGGDGVISVAANQVPSQVKSLVNAVKEGNLDEARSLNSTYRKLFKLNFIESNPVPVKYALARMGMIEEIYRLPLVPMTAENKLIMDAELASLGLI, from the coding sequence ATGTCCACACGATACCTTTCAGGATCTGCCGTTGCGCTGGTCACTCCTTTCCGGCACGACAGATCCGTCGATACCGATGCGTTAAGGCGGCTTGTGCAGTTTCATATCGCGGCGGGAACCGATATTATCATACCCTGCGGAACAACCGGTGAGTCACCGACCCTCTCCGGAGCAGAGCAGTTTGCCATCATCCGCACCGTAAAGGAAGAAGCTGATCGCAAGATCATTGTGGCCGCCGGTGCTGGCACCAACTCAACCGAGCACGCTGTTGAACTTGCACAGCACGCCGAAAAGGCCGGTGCTGAAGCAATTCTTTCCGTTGCACCCTATTACAACAAACCTTCGCAGGAGGGTATCTACCAGCACTACCGCCATATAGCTCAAGCTGTCTCTGTGCCGGTCATTATCTACAATGTTCCCGGAAGAACCGGATGCAATGTGGCTGCGTCAACCATACTCAGGCTTGCACGTGAGTTTGGCAACATCACAGCAGTCAAGGAGGCTTCGGAAAATATCGGTCAGATCATGGAGCTTATAGAGGAGCGCCCGGAACATCTGTCGGTTCTCACGGGAGAGGACTCCATGATACTCCCCTTTATTGCCATGGGAGGAGACGGAGTGATTTCCGTAGCGGCAAACCAGGTGCCTTCACAGGTCAAAAGCCTGGTCAATGCGGTCAAGGAGGGTAATCTTGATGAAGCACGCTCATTGAACAGTACCTACAGAAAGCTCTTTAAACTGAACTTTATTGAGAGCAACCCGGTGCCGGTAAAATATGCCCTCGCACGGATGGGAATGATTGAGGAGATCTACCGGCTGCCGCTTGTGCCGATGACAGCAGAAAACAAGCTGATCATGGATGCGGAACTGGCTTCACTCGGCCTCATTTAG
- the gcvPA gene encoding aminomethyl-transferring glycine dehydrogenase subunit GcvPA, which yields MPFIINTPEEREEMLRAIGAASFEDLIKDIPEEIRLKKTLDLFAASDEPQARKLLETLASANRSTSDYVSFLGGGAYDHFIPAAIKTIVSRSEFYTAYTPYQAEVSQGTLQAIYEYQSLICRLYEMDVANASMYDGATALAEAVLMAMNVTGRSQVVVAGKLHPYNSAVLKTYLEASGHNAVIQNELADGAGSLASLETLVNESVAAVVVQQPNFYGSLEDVEAIRDSAHAKGALFIVSADPLSLGVLAAPGSYGADIAVGEGQPLGNPQNFGGPYLGIFTVRQELVRKIPGRLVGMTKDRDGEDGFILTLQTREQHIRREKATSNICSNQALNALQAAVYLSLLGKEGIRQVAAQSTRNAHYLAAKIDALPGFSLKYQTPFFKEFVVETPLPAAEIINAMLEKRVFAGYDLAAHHDTGLLIAVTEKRTKEELDSFAESLEAFIA from the coding sequence ATGCCCTTCATTATCAATACTCCGGAAGAGAGGGAGGAGATGCTCCGGGCGATAGGTGCAGCTTCCTTTGAGGATCTTATCAAGGATATTCCTGAAGAGATCCGGCTTAAAAAAACCCTTGATCTTTTTGCAGCTTCGGATGAACCGCAGGCGCGGAAACTGCTCGAAACCCTTGCTTCTGCGAACCGGAGCACTTCCGATTATGTGAGTTTTCTTGGCGGAGGAGCATACGATCACTTTATTCCCGCCGCGATCAAGACTATTGTCTCACGCAGCGAATTCTATACAGCCTATACCCCCTACCAGGCGGAGGTTTCCCAGGGTACCCTGCAGGCGATTTACGAATACCAGAGCCTGATTTGCCGTCTCTATGAGATGGATGTAGCCAATGCCTCCATGTATGACGGAGCTACAGCACTTGCCGAAGCGGTTCTGATGGCCATGAACGTCACCGGCCGCTCACAGGTTGTGGTTGCCGGCAAGCTGCATCCCTACAACAGCGCTGTTCTGAAAACCTATCTTGAAGCATCCGGTCATAATGCGGTCATCCAGAATGAACTTGCAGATGGTGCCGGATCTCTCGCTTCACTTGAGACACTGGTCAATGAGAGTGTCGCGGCCGTTGTTGTTCAACAGCCGAATTTTTACGGCTCTCTTGAAGATGTTGAAGCGATACGCGACAGCGCACATGCAAAAGGAGCTCTCTTTATTGTTTCAGCCGATCCGCTCTCGCTCGGCGTGCTTGCAGCACCCGGAAGTTACGGTGCCGATATCGCAGTCGGAGAGGGCCAGCCGCTTGGTAACCCGCAGAATTTCGGCGGTCCCTATCTTGGTATCTTTACGGTCAGGCAGGAGCTTGTCCGCAAGATTCCCGGCCGACTGGTCGGTATGACCAAAGACCGCGATGGCGAGGATGGCTTTATTCTTACCCTGCAGACCCGCGAGCAGCATATCCGCCGGGAAAAAGCAACATCCAATATCTGCAGCAACCAGGCGCTCAATGCATTGCAGGCCGCCGTTTACCTTTCGCTGCTCGGCAAAGAGGGTATCCGGCAGGTTGCCGCACAATCCACCCGGAATGCGCACTATCTGGCAGCAAAAATTGATGCACTGCCGGGGTTCTCACTGAAGTATCAGACTCCGTTTTTCAAGGAGTTTGTTGTTGAAACTCCGCTTCCAGCAGCGGAAATTATCAACGCCATGCTTGAAAAGAGGGTGTTTGCCGGTTACGACCTTGCTGCTCACCACGATACCGGCCTGTTGATAGCCGTAACCGAAAAGAGGACAAAGGAGGAGCTTGACAGCTTTGCGGAGAGCCTTGAGGCTTTTATTGCGTAA
- the gcvH gene encoding glycine cleavage system protein GcvH, translating into MTIPEDLLYTKDHEWIKLLADGSTALVGITDFAQHELGDIVFVELKSAGTVLKQHEVFGTVEAVKTVADLFAPVAGEILELNPSLDSAEIVNQDAYGEGWLIKLNVAGPSALEGLLDAAAYRQLTGE; encoded by the coding sequence ATGACTATTCCTGAAGATCTTCTTTATACCAAAGACCATGAATGGATCAAACTGCTTGCAGACGGCAGCACCGCCCTGGTCGGCATTACTGATTTCGCCCAGCACGAACTTGGTGATATTGTTTTTGTGGAGCTGAAGTCTGCCGGAACGGTACTCAAGCAGCATGAGGTGTTCGGTACCGTTGAGGCGGTCAAGACGGTTGCCGATCTTTTTGCTCCGGTTGCCGGCGAGATTCTTGAACTCAACCCGTCGCTCGACAGTGCCGAAATTGTCAATCAGGATGCCTATGGCGAAGGGTGGCTGATCAAGCTGAACGTTGCAGGCCCTTCAGCTCTTGAGGGACTTCTTGACGCTGCGGCATACCGTCAGTTGACAGGAGAGTAA
- the rlmB gene encoding 23S rRNA (guanosine(2251)-2'-O)-methyltransferase RlmB: MDVEHSENIVYGRNAVLELLQQKPESIEKIYFQFNTTHPKLKEIIIGARRQKIVTGKARLEKLSLIAGTTKHQGVCALISTVTYYSLDEVLASPRNSSPLLVVLQGLDDPHNIGAIIRTAEAVAADAVVLVEGKGSPVNAVVHKASAGALSHMRICKVKSLVRALEYLHEKDIQVIAADMDAELNYTDADMKRATAIVLGMEGSGIAPEALKFCDHVVRIPMAGCVESLNVSVTAGVLLYESMRQRLS, translated from the coding sequence ATGGATGTTGAACATTCAGAAAATATTGTTTACGGCCGAAATGCTGTACTTGAGCTGCTCCAGCAGAAGCCCGAGAGCATCGAGAAGATCTATTTCCAGTTCAATACTACGCACCCCAAGCTCAAGGAGATCATCATTGGCGCAAGGCGGCAGAAGATTGTTACCGGCAAGGCCAGACTCGAAAAACTCTCCCTGATTGCAGGAACAACGAAGCACCAGGGTGTGTGCGCACTCATCAGCACGGTTACCTACTACTCGCTGGACGAGGTTCTGGCCTCCCCCCGCAACAGCTCTCCGCTTCTGGTCGTTCTGCAGGGTCTGGATGATCCGCATAATATCGGAGCCATTATAAGGACAGCTGAGGCCGTGGCGGCTGACGCTGTTGTGCTTGTGGAAGGAAAGGGTTCTCCGGTCAACGCCGTGGTTCACAAGGCATCCGCCGGAGCGCTCTCCCATATGCGGATCTGCAAGGTGAAGAGCCTTGTTCGAGCTCTTGAATATCTGCACGAAAAGGATATTCAGGTGATTGCGGCCGATATGGATGCGGAACTCAACTATACCGACGCCGATATGAAGCGAGCGACAGCCATAGTGCTTGGCATGGAGGGGAGCGGGATTGCCCCGGAAGCGCTCAAATTCTGTGATCATGTTGTCCGTATTCCCATGGCCGGTTGTGTGGAATCCCTGAATGTCAGTGTGACGGCAGGGGTACTGCTTTATGAGTCGATGCGGCAGCGTCTTTCATAG
- the nifJ gene encoding pyruvate:ferredoxin (flavodoxin) oxidoreductase, with translation MSRIFKTMEGNEAVAHISYRTSEVICIYPITPASPMGEYSDAWSAEGKKNIWGTVPKIDELQSEAGAAAAVHGALQTGSLTTTFTASQGLLLMIPNMYKIAGELTPCVIHVSARALAGQALSIFGDHGDVMSVRGTGFAMLASSSVQEAMDMALISAAATLESRIPFLHFFDGFRTSHEIAKIEVIPDTTIKALISDDLVIAHRNRRMSPDAPIIRGTSQNPDVYFQARETVNSYYNACADITEKVMAQFGELTGRHYKLYQYYGAPDAERVIIMMGSGVETVRETVEYLNNSGEKVGVINARLFRPFDVERLVRALPSTIKSISILDRMKEPGSAGEPLYLDIVNALFEGVQKGLLKGLPNITGGRYGLSSKEFTPAMVKAIYDNMATAAPKNHFTIGINDDVTHLSLDYDRTFSIEPDEMFRALFYGLGSDGTVGANKNSIKIIGENTPNFAQGYFVYDSKKSGSITTSHLRFGPHEIRSQYLITEAQFIGCHHWIFLDMIDLVKNLKKGGTLLLNSQFTPEEIWDKLPKTVQEHLIRKEAKLYTIDAYKVASASGMGQRINTIMQACFFAISGVLPREEAIEKIKSAIKYTYGKKGDEVVKQNIQAVDNTLTNLHQVTIGTVADSKQDLRSCIVGEASGFFCNVLAKVIAGDGDDIPVSDLPDDGTYPTGTAKFEKRNLADEIPVWEPHLCIQCGKCAMVCPHAAIRAKVYDPKYIENAPRTFKSIQAKGASWEGMNYTIQVAPEDCTGCIVCAHVCPGRDKSNPERHALNMEPQLPLRETEIDNWNYYLNIPEFDRNKINTKLIKEQQLQEPLFEFSGACAGCGETPYIKLMTQLFGDRLVIGNATGCSSIYGGNLPTTPYTTNAQGLGPTWSNSLFEDTAEFALGFRISIDKQREYASEILLRIGSQIGETLTREILEAKELTEPEIFEQRKRVAILKEKLRQLDSPDAKNLLSIADMLVKKSVWGVGGDGWAYDIGYGGVDHITAGDKNINLLVLDTEVYSNTGGQASKATPKAAVAKFAAAGRTVTKKDLGMISMSYNNAYVASVAFGARDEQTLKAFLEAEAYDGPSIIIAYSHCIAHGIDMGTALDNQKAAVDSGHWLLYRFNPDRLKEGKNPLILDSKKPKIPVAQFLNMENRFRMLKKSHPALAEGYFTAIQKEVDARWAHYEYLAARTFDELKEKSA, from the coding sequence ATGAGCCGGATATTTAAAACCATGGAGGGAAATGAAGCTGTTGCTCATATCTCTTATCGTACAAGTGAAGTTATCTGTATATACCCGATTACTCCGGCCTCCCCGATGGGCGAGTATTCCGATGCCTGGTCTGCCGAAGGAAAAAAGAATATCTGGGGCACCGTTCCCAAAATTGATGAACTGCAGAGTGAGGCTGGTGCAGCTGCAGCGGTCCACGGCGCGCTGCAGACCGGTTCTCTGACAACCACTTTTACGGCATCACAGGGTCTTCTCCTGATGATTCCGAATATGTATAAAATTGCCGGTGAACTCACCCCCTGCGTGATTCACGTATCGGCTCGTGCCCTTGCCGGTCAGGCACTTTCGATCTTCGGCGACCATGGTGACGTCATGTCGGTTCGGGGAACAGGTTTTGCCATGCTTGCATCCAGTTCTGTTCAGGAAGCCATGGATATGGCGCTTATCTCGGCAGCGGCAACCCTTGAATCAAGAATTCCATTCCTTCACTTCTTTGATGGATTCAGGACATCGCATGAAATAGCAAAAATCGAGGTCATTCCCGATACAACCATAAAAGCACTGATCAGCGATGATCTTGTCATTGCGCACCGCAACCGGCGCATGAGCCCTGATGCCCCGATTATCCGGGGAACATCACAGAATCCGGATGTCTATTTCCAGGCTCGCGAGACCGTCAACAGCTACTACAATGCCTGTGCGGATATCACAGAAAAGGTGATGGCACAATTCGGTGAGCTTACCGGACGGCACTATAAACTCTACCAGTACTACGGTGCTCCTGATGCAGAGAGGGTTATCATCATGATGGGCTCCGGCGTTGAAACCGTCCGTGAAACCGTTGAATATCTCAACAACAGCGGTGAAAAAGTCGGCGTTATCAATGCCCGCCTCTTCCGTCCGTTCGATGTTGAGCGTCTTGTCAGGGCACTGCCCTCCACAATCAAATCGATCTCCATTCTTGACCGGATGAAGGAGCCAGGAAGCGCCGGAGAACCGCTCTACCTTGATATCGTCAACGCTCTCTTTGAAGGTGTGCAGAAAGGGCTCTTGAAAGGGCTGCCGAACATTACCGGCGGAAGATACGGTCTTTCCTCCAAGGAGTTTACGCCGGCAATGGTTAAAGCCATTTACGACAATATGGCAACAGCCGCACCGAAAAACCATTTCACGATCGGCATCAATGATGATGTCACCCACCTGAGCCTCGACTATGACCGGACCTTCTCGATTGAGCCGGACGAAATGTTCCGCGCCCTCTTTTACGGCCTTGGTTCCGACGGTACGGTTGGTGCCAACAAAAACAGCATCAAGATCATCGGTGAAAACACGCCGAACTTCGCCCAGGGCTATTTTGTCTATGACTCCAAAAAATCAGGATCAATCACCACTTCACACTTGCGGTTCGGTCCTCATGAGATTCGTTCACAATACCTGATTACCGAAGCCCAGTTCATCGGCTGTCACCACTGGATCTTCCTTGACATGATTGATCTGGTTAAAAATCTGAAAAAGGGCGGAACACTGCTCCTGAACTCTCAATTCACTCCGGAAGAGATATGGGATAAACTTCCGAAAACCGTCCAGGAACACCTGATCCGCAAAGAGGCAAAACTCTACACCATAGATGCATACAAGGTCGCCAGTGCAAGCGGGATGGGCCAGCGCATCAACACCATCATGCAGGCCTGCTTTTTTGCCATCTCCGGAGTACTTCCACGTGAAGAGGCGATTGAAAAAATCAAGAGTGCTATAAAATATACCTATGGTAAAAAGGGTGATGAGGTCGTCAAGCAGAACATACAGGCTGTAGATAATACCCTTACCAATCTGCACCAGGTAACGATCGGCACGGTTGCCGACAGCAAACAGGATCTGCGCTCCTGTATTGTCGGAGAGGCAAGCGGATTCTTCTGTAATGTACTGGCAAAAGTTATTGCCGGTGACGGTGACGACATTCCTGTCAGCGATCTTCCCGATGACGGCACCTATCCAACCGGCACAGCTAAATTCGAAAAACGCAATCTTGCTGACGAAATCCCGGTATGGGAACCCCATCTCTGCATCCAGTGCGGCAAATGCGCCATGGTCTGCCCTCATGCGGCTATCCGCGCCAAGGTCTATGACCCCAAATACATTGAAAACGCACCCCGTACCTTCAAATCCATACAGGCAAAGGGTGCAAGCTGGGAGGGGATGAACTATACCATCCAGGTAGCGCCTGAGGATTGTACCGGATGTATCGTCTGCGCTCATGTATGCCCCGGAAGGGACAAGAGCAATCCGGAACGCCATGCACTCAACATGGAGCCGCAGCTTCCGCTTCGAGAGACCGAGATTGACAACTGGAACTACTATCTCAACATTCCGGAGTTTGATCGCAACAAAATCAATACCAAGCTGATCAAGGAACAGCAGCTTCAGGAGCCTCTCTTCGAATTTTCGGGAGCCTGCGCAGGGTGCGGTGAAACACCCTACATCAAACTCATGACACAGCTCTTCGGAGACCGCCTTGTTATAGGCAATGCCACCGGATGTTCATCGATTTATGGCGGTAATCTTCCGACAACACCTTACACCACCAATGCTCAGGGTCTCGGGCCGACATGGTCAAACTCTCTTTTCGAGGATACCGCAGAGTTTGCTCTCGGTTTCAGGATATCAATTGACAAGCAGCGTGAATACGCCAGCGAGATTCTGCTGAGAATCGGCTCCCAGATCGGTGAGACCCTGACACGGGAGATCCTTGAAGCAAAAGAGCTCACTGAACCTGAGATCTTCGAGCAGAGAAAACGGGTGGCGATACTCAAGGAGAAACTTCGCCAACTGGATTCACCCGACGCAAAAAACCTGCTCTCGATAGCCGATATGCTGGTCAAAAAGAGTGTATGGGGCGTGGGCGGCGATGGCTGGGCCTATGATATCGGTTACGGCGGCGTTGACCATATCACGGCAGGTGACAAGAACATCAACCTTCTGGTACTTGATACCGAGGTCTATTCAAACACCGGTGGTCAGGCATCGAAGGCAACCCCGAAAGCCGCGGTTGCAAAATTTGCCGCTGCCGGCCGCACGGTAACGAAAAAGGATCTCGGCATGATCTCCATGAGCTATAACAATGCCTATGTCGCCTCGGTGGCTTTTGGAGCGCGTGATGAGCAGACACTCAAGGCGTTCCTTGAAGCTGAAGCTTACGATGGCCCATCGATCATCATTGCCTACTCGCACTGTATCGCTCATGGTATCGACATGGGGACAGCGCTGGACAACCAGAAAGCCGCTGTGGATTCCGGACACTGGCTGCTCTACCGCTTCAATCCGGACAGATTGAAAGAGGGTAAAAATCCGCTTATTCTTGATTCGAAAAAACCGAAAATCCCGGTTGCCCAGTTCCTCAACATGGAGAACCGCTTCAGAATGCTCAAGAAGAGCCATCCGGCTCTTGCAGAGGGCTATTTTACCGCAATCCAGAAAGAGGTGGACGCACGGTGGGCCCATTACGAATACCTTGCAGCCAGAACCTTTGATGAGCTGAAAGAGAAGTCAGCCTGA
- a CDS encoding tetratricopeptide repeat protein has protein sequence MRSLCGAIPAVRHAVHFMLLFSAFLAITLSGCSSEPVVAGRSLKADSLSESKRREFVAALLLNVKGEHRAAVDRYRALLQSDASSPAINYALSRSFYGIGVSDSARFYSEKSVKLDPSNTYYLRYLAELSHQMTDYTYAAGLYQRLVTLEPGRPENLSLLALEYLSADQPEKALAVFQEILRIDPKNETTQAQVLLLEIKLRHYQNAIGTLNELVEQGNGKEKLRLTLGELYLQTGQYESAFKSFRDVINDNPLYVPAWLALFEVSVQSGNRETFLNDLHRFHLLGRIGADQKIAVARLFLIRSLKDSAYEAPAQVMISELNRHYPRNGSVYLLRGQSLLQRQDAQGAERYFRKARSFVPGNPVIDEALVSAYIMQKAYHKASSIIVRAKKRYPVLAMRFRVMEGDLLYQEGKLDRAVLLLENVMQSINVKTEKDLYLQAAGILALCYDRQGLSVKSIRLYEEVLQLDPGNALAMNNIAYMLAEQGKDLSRAKTLAMKAVAAEPLSASYLDTLGWILYRMGEYDKSRELLEKAAGLNAQEAEIFDHLAQVYDKLGNMQKAAETRDKLRKLKGKP, from the coding sequence ATGCGTAGCCTGTGCGGAGCTATACCGGCGGTGCGGCATGCTGTGCATTTCATGCTGCTGTTTTCGGCTTTTTTGGCGATCACCCTTTCAGGCTGTTCTTCAGAGCCGGTTGTTGCGGGAAGGAGCCTCAAGGCTGACTCTCTTTCCGAATCGAAGAGAAGGGAGTTTGTAGCAGCACTGCTGTTAAATGTAAAAGGGGAGCACAGGGCGGCTGTTGATCGCTATAGGGCTCTTCTGCAGAGCGATGCTTCATCTCCTGCTATCAATTATGCCCTTTCACGATCATTTTACGGTATTGGTGTTTCCGATTCCGCCCGATTTTACAGCGAAAAGAGCGTAAAGCTCGATCCCTCCAATACCTATTACCTGCGATATCTTGCAGAGCTTTCCCATCAGATGACTGATTACACCTATGCGGCCGGGCTCTACCAGCGCCTTGTCACGCTTGAACCCGGTCGTCCGGAGAACCTCTCTCTGCTTGCCCTCGAATATCTTTCTGCCGATCAACCGGAAAAAGCTCTTGCCGTCTTTCAGGAGATTCTTCGTATTGATCCGAAGAATGAAACAACCCAGGCCCAGGTGCTGCTGCTTGAAATAAAGCTTCGTCACTATCAGAATGCAATCGGTACCCTTAACGAGCTGGTTGAACAGGGAAATGGTAAAGAGAAGCTGCGCCTGACCCTTGGCGAGCTCTATCTGCAGACCGGTCAATATGAATCGGCATTCAAGTCGTTTCGGGACGTTATCAATGACAATCCTCTCTATGTTCCGGCCTGGCTCGCGCTGTTTGAAGTCTCTGTACAGTCGGGAAACCGGGAGACTTTTTTGAACGATCTTCACCGGTTTCACCTGCTCGGTCGTATTGGTGCTGATCAGAAGATTGCGGTTGCCCGTCTCTTTCTTATCCGATCATTGAAGGACAGCGCCTACGAGGCACCTGCCCAGGTTATGATTTCAGAACTGAACAGGCATTATCCCCGCAATGGCAGTGTTTATCTGCTCAGAGGGCAGTCTCTGCTTCAGCGGCAGGATGCACAGGGAGCGGAGCGTTATTTTCGCAAGGCACGCTCTTTTGTGCCGGGGAATCCGGTTATTGATGAGGCTCTGGTTTCCGCCTATATCATGCAGAAAGCGTATCATAAAGCGTCATCGATCATCGTGCGGGCAAAAAAACGATATCCCGTTCTGGCGATGAGATTCCGGGTTATGGAAGGGGATCTTCTCTATCAGGAGGGAAAGCTCGACCGTGCTGTTTTGCTGCTTGAAAACGTGATGCAGTCGATCAATGTTAAAACAGAGAAAGACCTTTACCTTCAGGCTGCAGGTATTCTTGCCTTATGCTATGACAGGCAGGGTTTATCCGTCAAAAGCATCAGACTTTATGAGGAGGTTTTGCAGCTTGATCCCGGAAATGCGCTTGCCATGAACAATATTGCCTACATGCTTGCCGAGCAGGGCAAAGATCTGTCGAGAGCCAAAACGCTTGCCATGAAAGCGGTAGCAGCGGAGCCGCTCAGTGCAAGTTATCTTGATACGCTCGGCTGGATACTCTACAGGATGGGCGAATATGACAAATCGAGGGAGTTACTGGAAAAAGCCGCAGGGCTCAATGCACAGGAAGCTGAAATATTCGACCATCTTGCCCAGGTATATGACAAACTCGGAAACATGCAGAAGGCCGCTGAAACTCGTGACAAGCTGCGGAAGCTGAAGGGGAAGCCTTGA
- the ruvB gene encoding Holliday junction branch migration DNA helicase RuvB, with translation MRIELLNTPPDAVETRFEEQIRPLRMGDFAGQQRLTDNLKVFISAAKIRGDALDHVLLSGPPGLGKTTLAYIIASEMGGSIKATSGPLLDKAGNLAGLLTGLQKGDVLFIDEIHRMPPAVEEYLYSAMEDFRIDIMLDSGPSARAVQLRIEPFTLVGATTRSGLLTSPLRARFGINSRFDYYSPDLLEKIIVRASGILGIGIDGEAAKEIAGRSRGTPRIANRLLRRARDFAQVDSEALINRSIAMKTLECLEIDEEGLDDMDKKIMETIVNKFNGGPVGIASLAVSVGEEQNTIEEVYEPYLIQAGYLTRTPRGRVATLQAHLRFSTGVERSEGPLFNA, from the coding sequence GTGAGAATAGAACTGCTCAATACACCACCCGATGCCGTTGAAACAAGGTTTGAGGAGCAGATACGTCCGCTTCGGATGGGTGATTTTGCCGGGCAGCAACGATTGACCGATAACCTGAAGGTATTTATATCCGCGGCCAAAATCCGGGGAGATGCACTCGACCATGTTTTGCTGTCAGGACCTCCGGGTCTTGGTAAAACAACACTTGCCTATATTATTGCCTCTGAAATGGGGGGAAGCATCAAGGCTACCTCCGGGCCTCTGCTCGACAAGGCGGGCAATCTTGCCGGTCTGCTGACCGGTCTGCAGAAGGGTGATGTCCTCTTTATTGATGAGATCCATCGCATGCCGCCGGCGGTTGAGGAGTATCTCTATTCGGCGATGGAGGATTTCCGCATCGATATCATGCTTGACAGCGGCCCCTCTGCACGTGCCGTACAGCTTCGCATTGAACCCTTTACCCTTGTCGGAGCCACAACCCGTTCCGGTCTTCTGACCTCACCGCTCAGGGCACGCTTCGGCATCAACAGCCGTTTTGACTACTATTCGCCGGATCTTCTTGAAAAAATCATTGTCAGGGCCTCTGGTATTCTCGGTATCGGTATTGATGGTGAAGCGGCAAAGGAGATTGCCGGTCGCTCCCGGGGTACTCCCCGTATAGCCAACAGACTGCTCCGGCGGGCGAGGGATTTTGCCCAGGTTGATTCCGAAGCGCTCATTAACCGCTCCATAGCCATGAAGACCCTTGAATGTCTCGAAATAGACGAGGAGGGACTTGATGATATGGATAAAAAAATCATGGAGACCATTGTCAACAAATTTAACGGCGGCCCCGTCGGTATAGCCTCTCTGGCCGTGTCAGTGGGGGAGGAGCAGAATACCATTGAAGAGGTTTATGAGCCCTACCTGATTCAGGCGGGCTATCTGACAAGAACGCCGAGGGGAAGGGTAGCGACCCTGCAGGCGCATCTGCGATTTTCAACAGGAGTGGAGAGGAGTGAAGGTCCTCTTTTCAATGCGTAG
- a CDS encoding ABC transporter permease encodes MLIYILKRILIAVPLIFGVLTLTFFIIRLAPGDPAAFFIQPGISPNVAEQIRAQYGLNDPLPVQYVKWLANVLQGDFGRSFSRAQQPVFDVIAEALPITVTIAALTLVANFTFGILIGIISAVRQNSFIDRFLTVTALFFYSMPEFWFALMMIILFALKFPLFPASGLNEIGAESFGPLGFLMDRFWHLVLPVTVLSINGAAGIARYVRGSMLEVIRQDYIRTARAKGLPENVVIFKHALRNALLPVVTLMGSSLPFIFSGALFIEVIFAFPGMGRVTVEAIFARDYPLIIANTFISGSLIVLGNLVSDVLYAVVDPRIKL; translated from the coding sequence ATGCTGATCTATATTCTCAAACGCATTCTGATAGCTGTACCGCTTATTTTCGGCGTGCTGACCCTGACTTTTTTCATTATCAGGCTTGCTCCCGGTGATCCGGCGGCCTTTTTTATACAACCGGGAATCAGCCCGAATGTTGCCGAGCAGATCAGGGCGCAGTATGGCCTTAACGATCCCCTTCCGGTGCAGTATGTCAAGTGGCTTGCCAATGTATTGCAGGGTGATTTCGGTCGCAGTTTCAGCCGTGCCCAGCAGCCTGTTTTTGATGTCATTGCCGAGGCGCTGCCGATTACGGTAACCATCGCGGCTCTTACGCTTGTTGCGAATTTTACCTTTGGCATTCTTATCGGTATTATTTCGGCAGTTCGCCAGAACAGTTTTATTGATCGCTTTCTGACGGTGACCGCACTCTTTTTTTATTCCATGCCGGAGTTCTGGTTTGCCCTCATGATGATTATACTCTTTGCTCTGAAGTTTCCTCTTTTTCCCGCTTCGGGGCTGAACGAGATCGGGGCGGAGAGTTTTGGCCCGCTGGGCTTTCTCATGGATCGTTTCTGGCATCTGGTTCTGCCGGTAACCGTCCTCAGCATTAACGGGGCGGCAGGTATCGCACGCTATGTCAGGGGCAGCATGCTTGAGGTGATCCGTCAGGACTATATCCGAACCGCAAGAGCGAAGGGATTGCCGGAAAATGTGGTTATTTTCAAACATGCGCTTCGCAACGCCCTGCTACCGGTCGTTACCCTTATGGGGAGTTCACTCCCCTTTATTTTCAGCGGAGCTCTCTTTATCGAAGTGATTTTTGCATTCCCCGGTATGGGAAGGGTGACGGTAGAGGCGATCTTTGCCAGGGATTATCCGCTGATCATCGCCAATACCTTCATTTCAGGCTCCCTGATCGTACTTGGCAATCTTGTTTCTGATGTGCTCTATGCAGTTGTGGATCCACGCATAAAGCTCTGA